In the genome of Trueperaceae bacterium, one region contains:
- a CDS encoding 2-oxoacid:ferredoxin oxidoreductase subunit beta has product MTSVDRPASTPKVNRVGLGKQDYVGSPSTLCKGCGHNSVASQLVQIAYDLDLRPQDVIKLSGIGCSSKSPAYFLGQSHGFNSLHGRMPSLGTGALQANHTLRAIGISGDGDTGSIGLGQFKHVIRRNVRMVYIVENNGVYGLTKGQFSATSPEGHELKYAGTNQFPAIDICLEAIAAGAGFVARTFAGDAKQVREVIKAGLSFRGTAVIDIISPCVAFNDEPDSRHSYAYGREHERVLQEVGFIPAQDEIYIDDYDPGSTQVVELHDGARMTLRKIEAGFDTADRVKGIARLLEADAAGELLTGIVHYDDSRPSLAEVSEMSETPLSMLPDASLRPSAAALDAFLAGHA; this is encoded by the coding sequence GTGACCAGCGTGGACAGACCGGCAAGCACCCCGAAGGTGAACCGGGTCGGGCTCGGCAAGCAGGATTACGTCGGCAGCCCGTCGACCCTCTGCAAGGGCTGCGGCCACAACTCGGTCGCCAGCCAGCTCGTGCAGATCGCCTACGACCTCGACCTCAGGCCGCAGGACGTCATCAAGCTCTCGGGCATCGGCTGCTCCAGCAAGTCGCCCGCCTACTTCCTCGGCCAGTCACACGGCTTCAACTCGCTGCACGGCCGCATGCCGTCGCTCGGCACCGGCGCGCTGCAGGCCAACCACACCCTGCGCGCCATCGGGATCAGCGGCGACGGCGACACGGGCTCGATCGGCCTGGGCCAGTTCAAGCACGTGATCAGGCGCAACGTGCGCATGGTCTACATCGTGGAGAACAACGGCGTATACGGCCTCACCAAGGGGCAGTTCTCCGCCACGTCCCCCGAGGGGCACGAGCTGAAGTACGCCGGCACGAACCAGTTCCCCGCCATCGACATCTGCCTGGAGGCCATCGCGGCGGGGGCGGGCTTCGTGGCGCGGACCTTCGCGGGCGACGCCAAGCAGGTGCGCGAGGTCATCAAGGCCGGCCTCTCGTTCAGGGGAACGGCCGTGATCGACATCATCAGCCCGTGCGTCGCCTTCAACGACGAGCCCGACTCCCGCCACAGCTACGCCTACGGCCGCGAGCACGAGCGGGTCCTGCAGGAGGTCGGCTTCATCCCCGCGCAGGACGAGATCTACATAGACGACTACGACCCCGGCTCCACGCAGGTCGTCGAGCTGCACGACGGTGCGCGCATGACGCTCCGCAAGATCGAGGCGGGTTTCGACACGGCCGACCGCGTGAAGGGCATCGCGCGCCTGCTCGAGGCGGACGCCGCGGGCGAGCTGCTCACCGGCATCGTCCACTACGACGACTCGCGGCCCTCCCTCGCCGAGGTCAGCGAGATGAGCGAGACGCCACTGTCGATGCTCCCTGACGCCAGCCTGCGGCCGAGCGCGGCGGCGCTCGACGCGTTCCTGGCCGGGCACGCCTGA
- a CDS encoding 2-oxoacid:acceptor oxidoreductase subunit alpha, with protein MGVTLTSEREAAGPDAASKVNDFSLVVATANGTGSQTANLTLLRSFFKMGIPVHGKNIFPSNIQGLPTWYHIRVSKHGYVARRESAVLVAFNAATLHEDVAALPEGGVVIHNADLRLRPERADLTYYPVPVKELLGGVDVKGKIKEYIANMTYVGVVAHLLGVPLDVIEEALGHHFGKRRKLVDSNLEVVKLAHAWAQANLEKRDPFRVEPMDATSGLIMMTGNEAGALGSVFGGVSVAGWYPITPSTSFIDSLREYLGRLRRGPDGRATYSVVQAEDELAAIGIVVGAGWAGARAVTATSGPGISLMAEFLGLAYYAEVPAVVWDIQRVGPSTGMPTRTSQGDVAFSYYLGHGDTKQVLLFPSSIEECFEFGYKAHDLADRLQTPVLVLSDLDLGMNNWMGEPFEYPSGPLDRGKVLSAEEVDALPSFGRYRDTDGDGITARTIPGNESPRSAWFGRGTGHDENAKYSERPEDWVKNMDRLARKFDTARTLVPPAVVDLRPGAKLGIVAYGTTRYAIEEARDLLAAAGVATDFMRLRALPIGPEVGEFVAAHDDVVVIEMNRDGQLAAILRDELPEQAAKLVKIAYLDGMPLTAAWVAERLVSHLEGE; from the coding sequence ATGGGTGTGACGCTGACGTCTGAGCGAGAAGCGGCAGGGCCGGACGCCGCTTCGAAGGTTAACGACTTCTCCCTGGTGGTGGCCACCGCGAACGGCACCGGCAGCCAGACGGCCAACCTGACGCTCCTGCGCTCGTTCTTCAAGATGGGCATCCCGGTGCACGGGAAGAACATCTTCCCGTCGAACATCCAGGGGCTGCCAACCTGGTACCACATCCGCGTCAGCAAGCACGGCTACGTCGCGCGCCGCGAGTCGGCCGTCCTGGTGGCGTTCAACGCCGCCACGCTCCACGAGGACGTCGCCGCCCTGCCGGAGGGCGGGGTCGTGATCCACAACGCCGACCTGCGCCTGCGGCCGGAGCGGGCCGACCTCACCTACTACCCGGTGCCCGTCAAGGAGCTCCTCGGCGGGGTCGACGTCAAGGGCAAGATCAAGGAGTACATCGCGAACATGACCTACGTTGGCGTGGTCGCGCACCTCCTCGGCGTCCCGCTCGACGTGATCGAGGAGGCGCTCGGCCACCACTTCGGCAAGCGTCGGAAGCTCGTCGACAGCAACCTCGAGGTCGTCAAGCTCGCTCACGCCTGGGCGCAGGCCAACCTCGAGAAGCGCGACCCGTTCAGGGTGGAGCCGATGGACGCCACCTCCGGGCTGATCATGATGACGGGCAACGAGGCCGGCGCGCTCGGCAGCGTCTTCGGCGGCGTCAGCGTCGCCGGTTGGTACCCCATCACCCCGTCGACCAGCTTCATCGACTCGCTGCGGGAGTACCTCGGGCGGCTGCGGCGCGGACCCGACGGCAGAGCGACCTACAGCGTCGTGCAGGCCGAGGACGAGCTGGCCGCCATCGGCATCGTCGTCGGCGCCGGCTGGGCGGGCGCTCGCGCCGTCACCGCCACGAGCGGCCCCGGCATCTCGCTCATGGCGGAGTTCCTCGGGCTCGCCTACTACGCCGAGGTGCCGGCCGTGGTGTGGGACATCCAGCGGGTGGGCCCCAGCACGGGCATGCCCACGCGCACGAGCCAGGGCGACGTGGCCTTCTCGTACTACCTGGGGCACGGCGACACGAAGCAGGTCCTGCTCTTCCCCTCCTCCATCGAGGAGTGCTTCGAGTTCGGCTACAAGGCGCACGACCTGGCGGACAGGCTCCAGACGCCGGTGCTCGTGCTCTCCGACCTGGACCTCGGCATGAACAACTGGATGGGGGAGCCGTTCGAGTACCCCTCGGGGCCGCTCGACCGCGGCAAGGTCCTGAGCGCGGAGGAGGTGGACGCGCTGCCGAGCTTCGGGCGTTACCGCGACACCGACGGTGACGGCATCACCGCCCGCACCATCCCCGGCAACGAGAGCCCACGCTCGGCGTGGTTCGGGCGCGGCACCGGCCACGACGAGAACGCCAAGTACTCGGAGCGCCCGGAGGACTGGGTGAAGAACATGGACCGCCTGGCGCGCAAGTTCGACACGGCGCGCACGCTCGTTCCTCCCGCGGTCGTCGACCTGCGCCCCGGCGCCAAGCTTGGCATCGTGGCGTACGGCACCACGCGCTACGCCATCGAGGAGGCGCGCGACCTGCTGGCGGCCGCCGGGGTGGCCACCGACTTCATGCGCCTGCGCGCCCTACCCATCGGACCCGAGGTGGGTGAGTTCGTCGCCGCGCACGACGACGTCGTCGTGATCGAGATGAACCGCGACGGGCAGCTAGCCGCCATCTTGCGCGACGAGCTGCCCGAGCAGGCGGCCAAGCTCGTGAAGATCGCCTACCTCGACGGCATGCCGCTCACCGCGGCGTGGGTGGCGGAGCGCCTCGTTTCGCACCTGGAAGGGGAGTGA
- a CDS encoding Gfo/Idh/MocA family oxidoreductase, with the protein MNTAGDEYGVGIVGAGNIAAAHVDAIGRTVGAHLVGVASRSPAGAAALAAKHGVRAFDSVAALVADPAVDVVAVCTPSGAHLEPALQAVAAGKHVIVEKPLEVSVARAEEIVAAAERAGVAVATIFMSRFADANAFLHRAAAEGRLGRLVQGNAYVPWYRDQAYYDSGAWRGTKALDGGGALMNQAIHQLDLLLWVMGPVAEVVAYAATLAHERIEVEDTLVASLRFESGALGQLSAATSLWPGRAKTLEVYGTDGLAVVSDDVLVEWRNRHDDDAERSRVLAAYGGSATGGSSDPMAISFENHRRQYQEFVDSLRAGRPSGLGGRAGIEAVAVIEAVYRAAAEGRPVRPVRPT; encoded by the coding sequence ATGAACACTGCAGGCGACGAGTACGGCGTGGGGATCGTTGGCGCGGGCAACATCGCAGCGGCGCACGTGGACGCCATCGGCAGGACGGTCGGCGCCCACCTGGTCGGCGTGGCGAGCCGTTCCCCCGCGGGCGCCGCGGCACTGGCCGCCAAGCACGGGGTGAGGGCGTTCGACAGCGTGGCGGCGCTCGTGGCGGATCCGGCCGTCGACGTGGTGGCCGTGTGCACCCCGTCGGGGGCCCACCTGGAGCCGGCGCTCCAGGCGGTGGCCGCCGGCAAGCACGTCATCGTGGAGAAGCCTCTGGAGGTGAGCGTCGCGCGCGCCGAGGAGATCGTCGCGGCGGCGGAGCGCGCCGGCGTGGCCGTCGCCACCATCTTCATGAGCCGCTTCGCCGACGCCAACGCCTTCCTTCACCGGGCCGCGGCCGAGGGTCGGCTCGGCCGGCTCGTCCAGGGCAACGCCTACGTGCCCTGGTACCGCGATCAGGCCTACTACGACAGCGGCGCCTGGCGCGGCACCAAGGCCCTCGACGGCGGCGGCGCCCTGATGAACCAGGCGATCCACCAGCTCGACCTGCTCCTGTGGGTGATGGGGCCGGTCGCGGAGGTCGTCGCCTACGCCGCCACCCTCGCCCACGAGCGCATCGAGGTGGAGGACACCCTGGTGGCGTCCCTACGCTTCGAGAGCGGCGCCCTCGGGCAGCTCTCGGCGGCGACCTCACTCTGGCCGGGGCGCGCCAAGACGCTCGAGGTCTATGGGACCGATGGCCTGGCCGTCGTGAGCGACGACGTGCTGGTGGAGTGGCGCAACCGGCACGACGACGACGCCGAACGCTCGCGCGTCCTGGCCGCGTACGGCGGGAGCGCCACCGGCGGCTCGAGCGATCCCATGGCCATCTCGTTCGAGAACCACCGGCGCCAGTACCAGGAGTTCGTCGACTCGCTCAGGGCCGGCCGGCCCTCCGGCCTTGGCGGACGCGCGGGGATCGAGGCCGTGGCGGTCATCGAGGCCGTCTACCGCGCGGCCGCCGAGGGGCGGCCCGTGAGGCCGGTGCGCCCGACCTGA